A single region of the Arthrobacter sp. zg-Y20 genome encodes:
- a CDS encoding ABC transporter ATP-binding protein: MAIPGLDTDRSGGPRSPAGEGRPGGGPGGGRGPAKLNPADRKQLNQHPVSLRRIAALFAPHKGTIAVVVLLISASSMVNLAQPFLVRGVIDNALPQQNIRLLALLTASMVAVAAVTAAIGVVQTWMATSMGQRVMHTLRVDLFTHLQAQSLGFFTRTRGGEVQSRLTHDISGMQSVVTTTATGVASNLTTAVATAVAMVALSPGLSLISLVVLPPAIWLSRRVAKIRREVTDERQRELAALHTQVEEGLSVSGVRLAKTLGTIPRDAARFRDRSDKLVGLELRSQLAGRWRMATMQIVFAAIPAVIYLAAGFPATSGGMTIGTLVAFTGLQGAIFRPVMGLLNIGVQWVTALAFFSRIFEYLDLVPQIRPAANPVRLDPAAVRGEVRFEDVRFAYDDGADVLRNINMILPAGTATAVVGATGSGKSTLASLLPRLNDTSSGTVLIDGVDVREIAPEDLARIVGVVSQESYLIHASVRENLLLADPDAGDEQLWSALAAARMADTVGALPEGLDTMVGARGHRFSGGEQQRLAIARTILRNPPVLVLDEATSALDNTTEAQVQAALEHLSAGRTTLTIAHRLSTVENADQVVVLDAGRIVERGTPAELRAADGAFARLAAHSAAR, translated from the coding sequence ATGGCTATACCCGGACTCGATACCGACCGCTCCGGCGGACCCCGCAGCCCAGCAGGAGAAGGCAGGCCCGGCGGCGGACCAGGCGGCGGCCGCGGCCCCGCAAAACTCAACCCGGCGGACCGGAAGCAACTGAACCAGCACCCCGTCTCCCTGCGCCGCATCGCCGCGCTCTTCGCCCCGCACAAGGGGACCATCGCCGTCGTGGTGCTGCTCATCAGCGCCTCCTCCATGGTGAACCTGGCCCAGCCGTTCCTGGTCCGCGGCGTGATTGACAATGCGCTGCCGCAGCAAAACATCCGCTTGCTCGCCCTCCTCACCGCCTCGATGGTGGCCGTGGCCGCCGTGACCGCAGCCATCGGCGTGGTGCAGACCTGGATGGCCACCAGCATGGGCCAACGGGTGATGCACACCCTGCGCGTGGATCTGTTCACCCACCTGCAGGCCCAGTCGCTGGGCTTTTTCACCCGCACCCGCGGCGGTGAAGTGCAGTCCCGGCTCACACACGACATCTCCGGCATGCAGTCCGTGGTCACCACCACCGCCACGGGTGTGGCCTCCAACCTCACGACGGCGGTCGCCACCGCCGTCGCCATGGTGGCTCTCTCCCCCGGGCTGAGCCTGATCTCCCTGGTGGTGCTGCCACCGGCCATCTGGCTCTCGCGCCGGGTGGCGAAAATCCGCCGCGAAGTCACCGACGAACGCCAGCGCGAACTCGCCGCCCTGCACACGCAGGTGGAGGAAGGCCTCTCGGTCTCCGGCGTGCGGCTGGCCAAGACCCTGGGCACCATCCCGCGAGACGCAGCCCGCTTCCGCGACCGCTCGGACAAGCTCGTAGGCCTGGAGCTGCGCAGCCAGCTGGCCGGGCGCTGGCGGATGGCCACCATGCAGATTGTCTTCGCCGCCATCCCCGCAGTCATCTACCTGGCCGCCGGCTTCCCCGCCACCAGCGGCGGGATGACCATCGGCACCCTGGTGGCGTTCACCGGCCTGCAGGGCGCCATCTTCCGCCCGGTGATGGGCCTGCTGAACATCGGCGTGCAGTGGGTGACCGCCCTGGCGTTCTTCAGCCGGATCTTTGAGTACCTGGACCTGGTGCCGCAGATCCGCCCCGCAGCCAACCCGGTCCGGCTGGATCCGGCCGCAGTGCGCGGCGAGGTCCGGTTCGAGGACGTGCGCTTCGCGTACGACGACGGCGCGGACGTCCTGCGGAACATCAACATGATCCTTCCGGCCGGAACAGCCACCGCCGTCGTCGGCGCCACCGGCTCCGGCAAAAGCACGCTGGCCTCGCTGCTGCCGAGGCTGAATGACACCAGCTCAGGCACGGTTCTCATTGACGGCGTGGACGTGCGCGAAATAGCCCCCGAAGACCTGGCCCGGATTGTCGGCGTCGTCTCCCAGGAGAGCTACCTGATCCACGCCTCCGTGCGCGAGAACCTGCTGCTGGCGGATCCGGACGCCGGCGACGAGCAGCTCTGGTCCGCACTGGCCGCCGCCCGGATGGCGGACACGGTCGGTGCCCTGCCCGAGGGCCTGGACACCATGGTGGGCGCCCGCGGGCACCGCTTCTCCGGCGGCGAGCAGCAGCGGCTGGCCATTGCCCGCACCATCCTGCGCAATCCGCCGGTGCTGGTGCTGGACGAGGCCACCTCCGCCCTGGACAACACCACCGAGGCGCAGGTGCAGGCGGCGCTGGAACACCTCTCCGCCGGGCGGACCACGCTGACCATCGCCCACCGGCTCTCCACCGTGGAAAACGCGGACCAGGTGGTGGTGCTCGACGCCGGGCGGATCGTGGAGCGCGGCACCCCGGCTGAGCTGCGGGCCGCAGACGGCGCGTTTGCCCGGCTGGCCGCACACAGCGCCGCGCGCTAA
- a CDS encoding VOC family protein: MAIARYPTTVLDCPDAVALATFYGALLDWKVNLHEDEPYDNWTEISDVTGQRYCFQQVENYTPPVWPEQNIPQQMHIDVDVDDLDEAEAAVLLLGASKHTHQPGTSFRVFLDPAGHPFCLCQA; this comes from the coding sequence ATGGCTATTGCTCGCTATCCCACCACTGTCCTTGACTGCCCCGACGCAGTTGCCCTTGCCACCTTCTACGGCGCCCTCCTCGACTGGAAGGTGAACCTGCACGAGGATGAGCCCTACGACAACTGGACCGAAATTTCCGACGTCACCGGGCAGCGCTACTGCTTCCAGCAGGTGGAGAATTACACTCCGCCGGTCTGGCCGGAGCAGAACATCCCGCAGCAGATGCACATTGACGTGGATGTGGATGACCTGGATGAGGCCGAGGCAGCGGTGCTTCTGCTCGGGGCCTCCAAGCATACGCACCAGCCCGGCACCAGCTTCCGGGTGTTCCTGGATCCGGCCGGGCATCCGTTCTGCCTCTGCCAGGCCTAG
- a CDS encoding helix-turn-helix domain-containing protein has product MSIDGEPEAQRSVADLLRDLSWNIHRRAPEITGIDPLPATELALLKHVLDAPGLTVTEVARLMGLKQSNASAAVRTLTERGLLTRTSSPTDRRVSHLVPTEEARAQNEAIAAAWSGPVRAAIEQLDGKQKAALEAASESLGALNRLLQAKG; this is encoded by the coding sequence ATGAGTATCGACGGCGAGCCCGAGGCGCAGCGCTCCGTGGCCGACCTGCTCCGGGACCTTTCATGGAACATCCACCGCAGGGCGCCGGAGATCACCGGAATTGATCCGCTGCCGGCCACCGAACTGGCCCTGCTGAAGCATGTGCTGGACGCACCGGGTCTCACGGTCACGGAAGTGGCGCGGCTCATGGGGCTGAAGCAAAGCAACGCCAGCGCCGCAGTGCGGACCCTGACCGAGCGGGGCCTGCTCACCCGGACCAGCAGCCCGACCGACCGGCGTGTCAGCCACTTGGTGCCCACCGAGGAGGCCCGCGCACAGAATGAAGCCATCGCCGCGGCCTGGTCCGGGCCCGTCCGTGCAGCCATCGAGCAGCTGGACGGCAAACAGAAGGCAGCGCTGGAGGCTGCCTCGGAATCGCTGGGCGCGTTGAACCGGTTGCTTCAGGCCAAGGGGTAG
- a CDS encoding multidrug effflux MFS transporter, translating into MTSSPLPAPPAKRPNGALLTGILALLTAVAPLSIDMYLPAFPHMAQDLDTTATGIQLTMTAFLVGLALGQLLIGPLSDGVGRRKPLLIGSFVALLATVVCALAPNVEILTAARFLQGLGGAAGIVLARAIVSDTSRGPAAAKLLGVLTMISVIAPVVGPLAGGAILSAGSWRTVFWVLSILVLLMFLGALFGVRETLNDADRNRGGLKTTFKVAGIVLRNRNYTGYLLTFCFSFAGLFAYIAASPFVVQNILGLSETRFSLIFAMNAVAITIVSAVAAALAGKAPYRTMISIGLAVGLLAAAGMLITVANGTPMVPTLVLFAVFQGSMGMIFGNATVLALEEAGHHAGTGSAFLGSLQFLLAALVSPLVGLWGEDTGVPMGAAMLGFLVLAAASYLLLTRKASNAVPDTAADTAPASAAGTDTHTAV; encoded by the coding sequence ATGACGAGCTCTCCGCTCCCCGCTCCACCCGCCAAGCGCCCCAACGGCGCACTGCTGACGGGAATCCTCGCCCTGCTAACCGCAGTGGCGCCGCTGTCCATCGACATGTACCTGCCGGCCTTCCCTCACATGGCACAGGATCTGGACACCACGGCCACCGGCATCCAGCTCACCATGACGGCCTTCCTGGTGGGCCTGGCCCTGGGCCAGCTGCTCATCGGCCCGCTCTCGGACGGTGTCGGCCGCCGCAAGCCCCTGCTGATCGGTTCCTTCGTTGCCCTGCTGGCCACAGTGGTCTGTGCCCTGGCACCGAACGTGGAAATCCTCACAGCGGCCCGCTTCCTGCAGGGCCTGGGCGGTGCGGCCGGTATTGTGCTGGCCCGTGCCATTGTCTCCGACACTTCCCGCGGCCCGGCCGCCGCGAAACTGCTGGGCGTGCTGACCATGATCAGCGTCATCGCACCTGTGGTGGGCCCGCTGGCGGGCGGCGCCATCCTGTCCGCCGGCAGCTGGCGGACCGTGTTCTGGGTCCTGTCCATCCTCGTGCTGCTGATGTTCCTGGGGGCACTGTTCGGCGTTCGGGAAACGCTGAACGACGCCGACCGGAACCGCGGCGGCCTCAAGACCACCTTCAAGGTGGCCGGCATCGTGCTGCGCAACCGCAACTACACCGGCTACCTGCTGACCTTCTGCTTCTCCTTCGCCGGGCTCTTCGCCTACATTGCCGCATCACCGTTCGTGGTGCAGAACATCCTCGGCCTGTCCGAAACCCGGTTCTCGCTGATCTTCGCCATGAACGCCGTCGCCATCACCATCGTTAGCGCCGTGGCCGCCGCGCTGGCCGGCAAGGCGCCCTACCGCACCATGATCAGCATCGGCCTGGCTGTGGGGCTCCTGGCTGCCGCCGGAATGCTCATCACCGTTGCCAACGGCACTCCCATGGTTCCCACCCTGGTGCTGTTCGCCGTGTTCCAGGGCTCCATGGGCATGATCTTCGGCAACGCCACCGTGCTGGCGTTGGAGGAGGCAGGGCACCACGCCGGCACCGGTTCGGCCTTCCTTGGCTCCCTGCAGTTCCTGCTCGCCGCCCTTGTCTCCCCGCTGGTGGGCCTCTGGGGTGAGGATACCGGCGTGCCGATGGGTGCAGCCATGCTCGGCTTCCTGGTCCTGGCCGCGGCGTCCTACCTGCTGCTGACCCGCAAGGCTTCGAACGCAGTTCCGGACACGGCGGCGGACACGGCACCAGCCAGTGCTGCCGGGACGGACACGCACACCGCGGTCTAG
- a CDS encoding MMPL family transporter — translation MAEFLYRLGAAAARRAKTVLAAWIGVLVVAGGAFMLFGGTLATGFSIPDTPTTQVTNHLQEKLPQASGGSGSVVVSTEDGSAFTDAQKQDISALITEAADIDGVETVVDPFSTEADRAAQAQQLQSGQAQVDAGRTQIEQGRAQLEDGQAQLDAARQQAEAAGAPAEMLAQLDAQQATLDASRAELDAKSAELEAGAAQAEQGAALLDAAAEIRTVSEDGSAAVVNVVFSETQMEVEQETKDAIVAAFEDEPVDGVQVDFSSEVSAGVPSILGVGEVVGLVVAAVVLVVMLGTFIGAGLPLVTALIGVGVGAAGALAFSGVVEMASVTPILGVMLGLAVGIDYALFIVNRHRRQLKAGYALEESIALANGTSGNAVVFAGTTVFIALLALNITGIPFLGLMGTVGAACVAIAVLVATTLTPALLKLAGRKILSRKERAAAEKDHGASASAGKPESIPVKQMSTLRAVLTVVLSIAGLLVIAIPSLDLRTNLPDGSSEAHDSSQYRAYETVSQKFGEGQNGSLLVVADLPGNPTEEESAAAQAEIAQKLFDQDDVVAVAPVGSSEDRTVTAFQVIPAEGPTSESTEELVHTLRDLSPLETENGDVELGVAGTASGNIDISEKLSQALPIYLGVVVGLSLLILILVFRSIFVPVIATLGFILSYFAAIGGVVAIYQWGWLAGVFGVETPGPVLNFLPTILVGILFGLAMDYMLFLGTGMREAFVHGSPARVAVMQGFRNGRSVVTAAAIIMVSVFGGFIFSHSTMIRPIGFALAFGVLVDAFVVRMLLIPALMHLAGDKAWWLPKWLDKILPDVDVEGASLERRHPHAEDQPASDNVEAHARS, via the coding sequence ATGGCTGAATTCCTCTACCGCCTCGGAGCCGCGGCCGCCCGCCGCGCGAAAACCGTGCTTGCGGCATGGATCGGAGTGCTTGTGGTTGCCGGAGGAGCTTTTATGCTCTTCGGCGGCACGCTTGCCACCGGCTTCTCCATCCCGGACACCCCCACCACGCAGGTCACCAACCACCTGCAGGAGAAACTCCCGCAGGCTTCCGGCGGCTCCGGCTCCGTGGTGGTCAGCACCGAGGACGGCTCGGCCTTCACGGATGCCCAGAAGCAGGACATCTCGGCACTGATCACCGAGGCTGCGGACATTGACGGCGTGGAAACCGTCGTGGACCCGTTCAGCACCGAAGCGGACCGCGCCGCCCAGGCCCAGCAGCTGCAGTCCGGCCAGGCGCAGGTCGACGCCGGCCGCACCCAGATCGAGCAGGGGCGGGCCCAGCTCGAGGACGGCCAGGCCCAGCTCGACGCCGCCCGGCAGCAGGCCGAAGCAGCCGGTGCCCCCGCCGAAATGCTGGCGCAGCTGGACGCTCAGCAGGCCACGCTGGACGCCAGCCGCGCCGAGCTTGATGCCAAGAGCGCAGAACTGGAAGCCGGTGCCGCCCAGGCCGAACAGGGTGCTGCCCTGTTGGACGCGGCCGCCGAAATCCGCACTGTGTCCGAGGACGGCAGCGCGGCAGTGGTCAACGTTGTCTTCAGCGAGACCCAGATGGAGGTCGAGCAGGAAACCAAGGACGCTATCGTAGCGGCCTTCGAAGATGAGCCCGTCGACGGCGTGCAGGTGGACTTCTCATCCGAGGTTTCCGCCGGTGTGCCCAGCATCCTGGGTGTGGGCGAGGTGGTTGGCCTGGTGGTCGCCGCGGTTGTGCTGGTGGTTATGCTGGGCACCTTCATCGGTGCCGGCCTGCCGCTGGTGACCGCGCTGATCGGCGTGGGCGTTGGCGCCGCCGGTGCGCTGGCTTTCTCCGGCGTCGTCGAAATGGCGTCCGTGACCCCCATCCTGGGCGTTATGCTCGGCCTGGCCGTGGGCATCGACTATGCCCTGTTCATCGTCAACCGGCACCGCCGCCAGTTGAAGGCCGGTTATGCGCTGGAGGAATCCATCGCCTTGGCCAACGGCACCTCCGGCAACGCCGTGGTGTTCGCCGGAACCACCGTGTTCATCGCCCTGCTGGCCCTGAACATCACCGGCATCCCCTTCCTGGGCCTGATGGGCACCGTGGGCGCGGCCTGCGTGGCCATTGCCGTGCTGGTGGCCACCACGCTTACTCCGGCACTGCTCAAGCTGGCCGGCCGGAAGATCCTCAGCCGCAAGGAGCGGGCCGCGGCGGAGAAGGACCACGGTGCCTCCGCTTCGGCCGGCAAGCCGGAAAGCATCCCGGTGAAGCAGATGTCCACGCTGCGTGCGGTACTCACCGTGGTGCTGTCCATCGCGGGGCTGCTGGTCATCGCCATTCCGTCGCTGGACCTGCGCACCAACCTGCCCGACGGTTCCTCCGAGGCCCACGACTCCAGCCAGTACCGGGCCTACGAAACGGTCTCGCAGAAGTTCGGCGAGGGCCAGAACGGTTCACTGCTGGTGGTTGCGGACCTTCCCGGCAACCCCACCGAGGAAGAATCCGCGGCGGCGCAGGCTGAGATTGCGCAGAAGCTCTTCGACCAGGATGACGTAGTGGCCGTGGCCCCCGTCGGCTCTTCCGAGGACCGCACCGTCACTGCCTTCCAGGTGATTCCCGCCGAAGGCCCCACCAGCGAATCCACCGAGGAACTGGTGCACACCCTGCGGGACCTGTCCCCGCTGGAGACCGAAAACGGGGACGTGGAGCTGGGTGTGGCCGGCACTGCCAGCGGCAACATCGACATCTCCGAGAAGCTGTCCCAGGCCCTGCCGATCTACCTGGGCGTAGTGGTGGGCCTGTCCCTGCTGATCCTGATCCTGGTCTTCCGGTCCATCTTTGTTCCGGTCATCGCGACGCTGGGCTTCATCCTGTCCTACTTCGCCGCGATCGGCGGCGTGGTGGCCATCTACCAGTGGGGCTGGCTCGCCGGCGTCTTCGGCGTGGAAACCCCGGGCCCGGTACTGAACTTCCTGCCGACCATCCTGGTGGGCATCCTGTTCGGCCTGGCCATGGACTACATGCTGTTCCTGGGCACCGGCATGCGCGAGGCCTTCGTCCACGGCTCGCCGGCCCGGGTGGCCGTGATGCAGGGCTTCCGCAACGGACGCTCGGTGGTGACGGCTGCGGCCATCATCATGGTGTCCGTGTTCGGCGGCTTCATCTTCTCGCACAGCACCATGATCCGGCCCATCGGCTTCGCCCTGGCCTTCGGTGTCCTGGTGGATGCCTTCGTGGTGCGGATGCTGCTGATTCCGGCCCTGATGCACTTGGCCGGAGACAAGGCCTGGTGGCTGCCGAAGTGGCTGGACAAGATCCTGCCGGACGTCGACGTCGAGGGCGCGTCCCTGGAACGCCGCCATCCGCACGCGGAGGACCAGCCGGCGTCGGACAACGTCGAGGCGCACGCGCGCAGCTAG
- a CDS encoding TetR/AcrR family transcriptional regulator, protein MLNSVPSEDRRKALKDRHRQAIVAAAAALMHERQSTDFTVDELAQAADVSRRTVFNHFSSVRDIVSEVCSDVLSSAVESLIAVPASDVGRPAMFDEIAEAFRAADLVAPMAYLTRLLGDGPIPAPAQTQAHPIALRAFTELSERLSAAMLGRYPEANKLGVDLLVGALTSGLGVLYHHWHCATGAVDTPESRRVWAELLDALLEKVRSGYVRDPASPKSLHP, encoded by the coding sequence GTGCTGAACAGTGTTCCGTCGGAAGACCGCCGCAAGGCGCTAAAAGACCGCCACCGGCAGGCCATTGTGGCAGCCGCGGCGGCGCTGATGCATGAGCGGCAGAGCACCGATTTCACCGTGGACGAGCTGGCCCAGGCCGCCGATGTTTCGCGCCGCACAGTGTTCAACCACTTCTCCTCAGTCCGCGACATTGTGTCGGAAGTGTGCAGTGACGTCCTCAGTTCCGCAGTGGAGAGCCTGATCGCCGTCCCGGCCTCCGACGTCGGACGCCCGGCCATGTTCGACGAAATTGCCGAGGCGTTCCGAGCAGCGGACCTGGTGGCGCCCATGGCGTATCTGACCCGGCTGCTGGGAGACGGGCCCATTCCTGCTCCGGCCCAGACGCAGGCACATCCGATTGCCCTGCGGGCGTTCACCGAACTGAGCGAACGGCTCTCCGCGGCTATGCTCGGCCGGTATCCGGAAGCCAACAAGCTGGGCGTGGACCTGCTGGTCGGTGCCCTCACCAGCGGTCTGGGCGTGCTGTACCACCACTGGCACTGCGCCACCGGAGCCGTGGATACCCCCGAATCCCGCCGCGTCTGGGCAGAACTGCTGGACGCGCTGCTTGAAAAGGTGCGCTCCGGCTATGTCCGGGACCCGGCCTCCCCCAAATCACTCCACCCGTAG
- a CDS encoding aldo/keto reductase, whose protein sequence is MRTTTLGTNGPEVGVIGLGCMGMSYAYDMEAKREEETSISVIRGAIELGATLIDTADVYGPYTNEELVGRALKDGYRERAVLSTKVGLEVSNAAPAAGTMPGLVKNGSPDHIRQSIDASLRRLGTDHVDLYILHRVDPEVPLEDSWGAMAQTVRDGKARAIGISEASVEEIKRAQSVHPVTAVQSELSLWTRDRLADVVPYCVENGLAFLPFSPLGRGFLTGRFTSFDQLPPDDMRRRLPRFQQENLMANLAIVQRVRDVAERVGATPAQVALAWVVAQGQRVIPIPGTKTPKYLRDNVAAGDLVLSDEDLAMLDNAPQPEGSRY, encoded by the coding sequence ATGCGTACCACCACACTGGGAACCAACGGACCCGAGGTCGGCGTGATCGGCCTGGGCTGCATGGGCATGAGCTACGCCTATGACATGGAAGCCAAACGGGAGGAGGAAACCTCCATTTCGGTGATCCGCGGCGCCATTGAACTCGGCGCCACCTTGATCGATACGGCGGATGTGTACGGTCCCTACACGAACGAGGAACTGGTGGGCCGGGCCCTGAAGGACGGCTACCGGGAGCGGGCCGTGCTTTCCACCAAGGTTGGCCTGGAGGTCAGCAACGCGGCCCCGGCGGCGGGGACCATGCCCGGGTTGGTGAAGAACGGCAGCCCCGACCATATCCGCCAGTCCATCGACGCCAGCCTCCGCCGGCTGGGTACGGACCACGTGGACCTGTACATCCTGCACCGGGTGGATCCGGAGGTGCCGCTGGAAGATTCCTGGGGTGCCATGGCGCAGACGGTCCGGGACGGCAAAGCCCGCGCCATCGGCATTTCGGAGGCCAGCGTGGAGGAGATTAAGCGGGCGCAGTCGGTGCATCCGGTCACCGCGGTGCAGTCCGAACTGTCGCTGTGGACCCGGGACAGGCTGGCCGACGTCGTGCCCTACTGCGTGGAGAACGGGCTCGCGTTCCTGCCGTTTTCCCCGCTGGGCCGCGGGTTCCTCACCGGGCGGTTCACCTCCTTTGACCAGCTCCCGCCGGATGACATGCGCCGCCGTCTTCCGCGCTTCCAGCAGGAGAACCTGATGGCGAACCTGGCCATTGTGCAGCGGGTGCGCGACGTCGCTGAACGGGTGGGCGCGACGCCGGCCCAGGTGGCGCTGGCGTGGGTGGTGGCCCAGGGACAGCGGGTCATCCCCATCCCGGGGACCAAAACACCCAAATACCTGCGCGACAACGTCGCGGCCGGGGATTTGGTGCTCAGCGACGAGGACCTGGCGATGCTGGACAACGCCCCGCAGCCGGAGGGCAGCCGGTACTAG
- a CDS encoding Rieske 2Fe-2S domain-containing protein codes for MRRLPLVTVADKLENAGWLDPAASWVARSVRTVLPTGVKDVLHGVPLGHPLHPLMIVVPLGAWVSAAVLDVLPGNERAARTLIGVGVLSAAPTALAGAADFAELDTEQQRTGVVHQLSNILALGLYSGSWLARFRGSQGLGRALGFAGLASTMIGGFLGGHLSYRQGAGVNRNDDLPEEVSPGWHSLGPVDSFASGTPQRARLGEVDLMVLKRTDGAADGSISVLADTCSHLGGPLHEGELRQEKGQLCIICPWHGSTFAVQSGEVVHGPATAPQPCFATRVRDGLLEVNLNG; via the coding sequence ATGCGCCGCCTGCCACTGGTCACCGTTGCCGACAAACTGGAAAACGCCGGCTGGCTGGATCCCGCCGCCTCCTGGGTGGCCCGCTCCGTGCGGACCGTGCTGCCCACAGGGGTGAAGGACGTGCTGCACGGCGTCCCGCTGGGCCACCCGCTGCACCCGCTGATGATCGTAGTGCCGTTGGGCGCCTGGGTGTCCGCCGCTGTGCTGGATGTGCTGCCCGGCAACGAGCGGGCCGCCCGGACACTGATAGGAGTGGGCGTGTTGTCCGCCGCTCCCACTGCGCTCGCCGGAGCCGCGGACTTCGCCGAGTTGGATACTGAGCAGCAGCGCACCGGGGTGGTGCACCAGCTCTCCAACATCCTGGCCCTCGGACTCTATTCAGGTTCCTGGCTGGCGCGGTTCCGCGGTAGCCAGGGACTGGGCCGGGCCCTGGGTTTTGCCGGCCTGGCGAGCACGATGATCGGTGGGTTCCTCGGTGGGCACCTGTCCTACCGGCAGGGTGCCGGGGTGAACCGCAACGATGACCTGCCCGAAGAGGTATCGCCCGGATGGCATTCCCTGGGCCCGGTGGACTCCTTTGCCTCCGGCACACCGCAGCGGGCAAGGCTGGGGGAGGTGGACCTGATGGTGCTGAAGCGGACCGACGGCGCCGCCGACGGTTCCATTTCCGTGTTGGCCGACACCTGCAGCCACCTCGGCGGACCGCTGCATGAGGGGGAACTGCGCCAGGAGAAGGGCCAGCTGTGCATCATCTGCCCCTGGCACGGCAGCACCTTCGCCGTGCAGAGCGGCGAAGTGGTGCACGGGCCGGCCACGGCGCCGCAGCCCTGCTTTGCCACCCGCGTCCGTGACGGGCTGCTGGAAGTGAATCTGAACGGATAA
- a CDS encoding FAD-linked oxidase C-terminal domain-containing protein: MSTHSLDPDPGNALGGPGFLSTFPSVSVLEEDRKRVSTDRSGYVPESLPDGVVFARTADDVVTTLQLATRHRIPVVPRGAGTGLAAASSARAGELVLDVSGMNRILRIDPEEQLAVVEPGVLNADLNAAAAEYGLFYAPDPASTAICSIGGNIATNAGGMRCAKYGVTRESVLALRVILADGRELRTGRETIKGVSGYDLNALMIGSEGTLGVVVEATLRLRPMPVHTATVAAFFPDVTAAARAASAVVAARIQPSVMELMDGPTLEAVDMAMGTDYRAKGGAFLLVQTDGYGAFLEQDVVMGVVSPLGSCEKAVDDEHAAALITARREAIPSLEKLGRVSIGDIGVPRGKLAEVVGGLEEISARTGVRIFTIAHASDGNLHPMIVTDPEESVTAGPAKAALGEMFYLAHRLGGTLTGEHGVGLLKRDWLEDELGGTSLEVMNTLRAALDPLGILNPGKAI, from the coding sequence GTGAGTACGCACTCCCTCGATCCGGATCCCGGCAACGCCCTGGGCGGACCGGGTTTCCTCAGCACATTTCCTTCCGTGTCCGTCCTGGAAGAGGACCGCAAGCGGGTCAGCACCGACCGCTCCGGGTATGTCCCCGAGTCGCTGCCGGACGGCGTGGTGTTCGCCCGGACCGCCGACGACGTCGTCACCACCCTTCAGCTGGCCACCCGGCACCGGATTCCCGTGGTGCCCCGCGGTGCCGGCACCGGTTTGGCAGCCGCATCCTCCGCCCGGGCCGGTGAACTGGTGCTGGATGTCTCCGGCATGAACCGGATCCTGCGGATTGACCCGGAAGAGCAGTTGGCCGTGGTGGAACCGGGAGTCCTGAACGCAGACCTCAACGCCGCGGCCGCCGAATACGGGCTGTTCTACGCCCCGGATCCGGCCAGCACGGCCATCTGCAGCATCGGCGGGAACATTGCCACCAACGCCGGCGGCATGCGCTGCGCCAAGTACGGCGTCACCCGCGAATCGGTGCTGGCCCTGCGCGTTATCCTGGCCGACGGACGGGAGCTGCGGACCGGCCGTGAAACCATAAAAGGGGTCAGCGGCTATGACCTGAATGCCCTGATGATCGGCTCGGAGGGAACGCTCGGGGTGGTGGTGGAAGCAACCCTGCGGTTGCGCCCGATGCCGGTGCACACTGCCACCGTGGCCGCGTTCTTCCCCGACGTCACGGCCGCCGCGCGGGCTGCATCCGCCGTCGTCGCCGCCCGCATCCAGCCCTCGGTGATGGAACTGATGGACGGGCCCACGCTGGAGGCGGTGGACATGGCCATGGGCACCGACTACCGCGCCAAGGGCGGAGCGTTCCTGCTGGTGCAGACCGACGGGTACGGCGCGTTCCTGGAGCAGGACGTGGTGATGGGCGTTGTGTCGCCGCTGGGCAGCTGCGAGAAGGCGGTGGATGACGAGCACGCCGCGGCCCTGATAACCGCGCGGCGCGAAGCGATTCCGTCGCTGGAGAAGCTGGGACGGGTGTCCATCGGGGACATTGGGGTGCCCCGCGGCAAGCTGGCCGAGGTGGTGGGCGGGCTGGAAGAGATCTCCGCGCGCACGGGGGTGCGGATCTTCACTATCGCGCACGCCTCGGACGGCAACCTGCACCCGATGATCGTGACGGACCCCGAAGAATCGGTCACCGCCGGACCGGCCAAGGCGGCGCTGGGGGAGATGTTCTACCTGGCGCACCGGCTGGGCGGTACCTTGACCGGGGAACACGGCGTCGGGCTGTTGAAACGGGACTGGCTGGAAGACGAGCTGGGCGGAACCTCGCTGGAGGTCATGAACACCCTCCGCGCCGCACTGGATCCGCTGGGCATCCTCAACCCGGGCAAGGCCATCTGA